Proteins from one Chroococcidiopsis sp. CCMEE 29 genomic window:
- a CDS encoding response regulator transcription factor — translation MSQPSRIRVLVVDDHPVVRQGLIGMLEKAPDIVIVGQGRNGHEAIAVFQQQQPDVTLMDLRMPEMEGVQAITVICSEFPNARIIVLTTYDSDEEIYRGLRAGAKGYLLKDSEPEELLTAIRTVNRGQQYIPPNVAAKLVQRMTGPELSDRELEVLQLVGQGMSNQEISTALTISESTVKTHINRILSKLNVKDRTQAAIIALKRGIASL, via the coding sequence ATGAGTCAGCCCAGTCGCATTCGAGTTCTTGTTGTGGACGATCATCCCGTTGTCCGCCAGGGTTTGATCGGAATGTTGGAGAAGGCTCCAGATATCGTCATTGTTGGTCAGGGGCGAAATGGGCATGAGGCGATCGCAGTTTTTCAGCAACAGCAGCCTGATGTGACTTTGATGGATCTACGGATGCCTGAGATGGAAGGTGTTCAGGCGATTACGGTTATTTGCAGTGAGTTTCCTAACGCCCGAATTATTGTGCTGACCACGTATGACAGTGATGAAGAGATTTATCGAGGATTGCGAGCCGGGGCAAAGGGATATTTACTGAAGGACTCTGAGCCAGAGGAATTATTGACAGCAATTCGTACCGTGAACAGAGGGCAACAATATATTCCCCCCAACGTGGCTGCCAAGCTAGTACAGCGGATGACTGGTCCAGAATTGAGCGATCGTGAGCTAGAAGTTCTCCAGTTAGTCGGACAGGGAATGAGCAATCAGGAAATTAGCACGGCTTTAACTATTAGTGAAAGTACGGTGAAGACTCATATCAACCGAATTTTAAGCAAGCTAAATGTCAAAGATCGTACCCAAGCAGCCATTATTGCGTTGAAACGCGGAATTGCTAGCTTGTGA
- a CDS encoding PAS domain S-box protein, with amino-acid sequence MEGNVLGAGKIGGRKLQSWVSNSSTHYIPYYYSLDAEGNRTQELEKDTKPFNPKVRPWYKAAVAAGKPAWSDIYLVVPTFDPAIAASLPVYNPQNHDLIGVCGTDIFLPQQMSQFLRSLNVGKTGHIFIMERSGQLVATSADEPMTIGQGENTRRLFATQSSNSIIQTTAQQLSDRFGHFNRIQASEQFDFNINNNRQLAEVTPFKDRYGLDWLIVTVIPEADYLGQIQANIRSTLLLCVVALIAAFILCILIARWITRPVLSLNRSAKAIATGEWNQIVHIKRSDELGELANSFNLMAHQLQTAFAEMQTLNQTLAQNETRLKEFLEAIPVGIVVVDTAGRPYYFNQRATQLLGKESDPSLSPDQLAEVYQAYLAGTDQTYPTERMPLIQALSGERTTVDDMEISQNNTTVPIEVWGTPIFDEQGNVAYALAAFQDITERRQAEQLLADYNRTLEQQVAERTAALQQREAELRALFAAVPDPLFVLTAEGRVIEAVEVGADRLHKPIEEQVGKTLHEIFSQEQADEFLAYTHQVLSTQQVLTVEYSLPMAGQTTWFSTRIAPIRTNQVIWLARDITQRKQAEEALQRSEAKFRNIFENSQVGIFRTRLSDGLILDANQRLVELFGFDSPDEIIGIKRTTDFYVNPVELHPHLGELQIFDKHVRNIEVQIRKRNGTLFWGLYSFRLNTADGYMECVIADISDRKQAEAALQNSEERLRLALTATNQGLYDLDLKTEERIVNPEYALMLGYDPATFHEPISEWIARLHPDDRESVVATYRAYIAGEIPSYQAEYRQRTQDGQWKWTLSVGKIVAWDESGQPMRMLGTHADIDDRKRAEAASILEERNHMAREIHDTLAQAFTGIIIHTRSASNKVTADPEKAQTLLTQILDLARSGLAEARRSVEALHRPYLLESSNLQAALSRLAAQLDSSSATQIVYEVIGTIYPLSSDLENNLFRIGQEALTNAIKYAEAHEIRIELVYEPTQCILRIKDDGQGFDVENQAMRNGFGLLGMAQRAERIRAELKIQSHLGQGTEIVVSIDRE; translated from the coding sequence GTGGAAGGCAATGTATTAGGTGCAGGCAAGATAGGAGGAAGAAAACTACAAAGCTGGGTGAGTAATTCGTCTACACACTATATTCCCTACTACTACAGTCTTGATGCAGAAGGAAACCGCACTCAAGAGCTGGAAAAGGATACCAAGCCTTTTAATCCAAAAGTTCGTCCCTGGTACAAAGCAGCCGTGGCAGCAGGTAAACCCGCTTGGAGTGATATTTACTTAGTGGTTCCAACCTTTGATCCTGCCATTGCTGCTAGTTTACCGGTTTACAATCCACAGAATCACGATTTGATTGGGGTTTGTGGAACCGATATTTTTCTACCTCAACAAATGAGTCAGTTTCTCAGGAGTCTCAATGTTGGCAAGACGGGTCATATTTTTATTATGGAGCGGTCTGGGCAATTAGTGGCGACATCAGCCGATGAGCCCATGACGATCGGGCAGGGTGAAAATACAAGGCGTTTGTTTGCTACTCAAAGTAGCAATTCGATCATTCAGACAACGGCTCAGCAGTTAAGCGATCGCTTTGGTCATTTCAATCGAATTCAAGCCTCTGAGCAATTTGACTTTAACATCAACAACAACCGACAACTCGCTGAGGTTACGCCTTTTAAGGATAGGTATGGGTTAGATTGGTTGATTGTCACGGTTATTCCAGAGGCAGACTATTTAGGACAAATTCAAGCGAATATTCGGAGTACGCTGTTGCTCTGTGTTGTGGCGTTAATTGCAGCATTTATTTTATGTATCTTAATCGCTCGCTGGATTACTAGACCAGTGCTTAGTTTAAACCGATCGGCTAAAGCCATCGCTACAGGAGAATGGAACCAAATAGTTCACATTAAACGTTCAGATGAGTTAGGTGAATTGGCAAACTCGTTCAACTTGATGGCACATCAATTGCAAACTGCCTTTGCCGAAATGCAAACGTTGAACCAGACCCTTGCCCAAAATGAAACTCGCCTGAAAGAATTCTTGGAAGCAATCCCGGTGGGAATTGTAGTCGTGGATACGGCGGGTCGCCCTTACTATTTCAATCAGCGTGCAACTCAGCTATTGGGCAAAGAGTCTGATCCTTCCCTGTCCCCCGATCAACTTGCAGAAGTTTATCAAGCTTATTTGGCAGGAACGGATCAAACATATCCAACTGAGAGAATGCCACTCATCCAGGCGTTGAGCGGCGAACGCACAACGGTTGACGATATGGAAATTTCCCAAAACAACACAACGGTTCCGATTGAAGTGTGGGGAACTCCTATCTTTGATGAGCAGGGCAATGTCGCTTATGCGCTGGCAGCCTTTCAAGACATCACTGAGCGGAGACAAGCAGAACAACTGCTAGCTGATTATAATCGTACCTTAGAGCAACAGGTAGCGGAACGAACGGCAGCTTTACAGCAAAGGGAAGCAGAGCTACGGGCATTATTTGCAGCCGTTCCCGACCCGCTCTTTGTGCTGACGGCTGAAGGACGAGTGATCGAAGCAGTCGAAGTTGGGGCAGATCGGTTACATAAACCGATTGAAGAGCAGGTTGGTAAAACTCTGCATGAAATTTTTTCACAAGAGCAAGCCGATGAATTTCTAGCTTACACTCACCAGGTTCTCAGCACTCAACAAGTGCTCACGGTCGAGTACAGCTTGCCGATGGCTGGACAAACAACCTGGTTTTCGACTCGAATTGCACCTATCCGGACTAATCAGGTAATTTGGCTGGCGCGAGACATTACCCAGCGCAAACAAGCAGAGGAAGCCCTACAGCGCAGTGAAGCTAAGTTCCGCAATATCTTCGAAAACTCACAGGTCGGCATCTTCCGAACGCGCCTTTCTGATGGATTAATTCTCGATGCCAATCAACGCCTGGTGGAGCTGTTTGGCTTTGATTCACCCGATGAGATTATTGGCATCAAACGCACCACAGACTTTTATGTGAATCCAGTTGAATTGCACCCGCATCTGGGTGAACTGCAAATCTTTGATAAGCATGTGCGAAATATTGAAGTGCAGATACGAAAACGAAATGGCACGCTATTTTGGGGACTTTACTCCTTTCGTCTGAATACAGCCGATGGATACATGGAATGTGTAATTGCAGATATTAGCGATCGCAAACAAGCAGAAGCCGCTCTACAAAATAGTGAAGAACGGCTGCGCCTGGCACTAACAGCCACAAATCAGGGACTCTACGATCTCGATTTAAAAACTGAAGAAAGAATTGTTAACCCGGAATATGCTTTAATGCTGGGCTACGATCCAGCAACATTCCACGAACCCATTTCCGAATGGATTGCTCGTTTGCATCCTGACGACAGAGAATCAGTTGTCGCAACCTACCGTGCTTACATTGCTGGAGAAATCCCCAGCTATCAAGCAGAGTATCGCCAGCGTACCCAGGATGGTCAGTGGAAATGGACTCTTTCTGTTGGCAAAATTGTTGCCTGGGACGAATCAGGTCAACCCATGCGGATGTTGGGAACCCACGCTGACATTGACGATCGCAAACGTGCTGAAGCAGCCTCCATTCTAGAAGAGCGCAACCACATGGCACGGGAAATCCACGACACTTTAGCACAGGCATTTACAGGCATTATCATTCATACTCGATCTGCGTCCAATAAGGTAACGGCGGATCCAGAAAAAGCGCAAACTCTCCTCACTCAGATCCTCGACTTAGCTCGTTCTGGGCTTGCGGAAGCACGTCGTTCAGTAGAGGCACTACACCGCCCATACCTTTTAGAGAGCAGTAACTTACAGGCTGCCTTAAGCCGTCTTGCTGCTCAATTGGACTCCTCGAGCGCAACCCAAATCGTCTACGAAGTCATTGGTACAATCTATCCCCTATCCTCCGATCTGGAAAATAATCTGTTTCGGATTGGGCAGGAAGCTTTGACAAATGCAATCAAATATGCTGAGGCGCATGAAATCCGAATTGAACTGGTCTATGAACCGACCCAATGCATTTTGCGAATAAAGGACGATGGGCAGGGATTTGATGTAGAAAACCAGGCGATGAGGAATGGCTTTGGTCTACTAGGGATGGCACAACGAGCTGAACGCATTAGAGCTGAATTAAAGATTCAAAGCCATTTAGGGCAAGGGACAGAGATTGTGGTATCTATTGATCGGGAGTAA
- a CDS encoding NF041680 family putative transposase: MDVLAQLKAFRQDAYERLGKAHDATFELTDAVMLTRNAYCLADFSLCPVFRRKWSSIYEALQDCRPQRQKLMQLYIKQMPDVEQIILAGDHTAWSRPEAVTLQERTSEHYTVGGGENRPITKGQGYSTIAWIPEAQGSWALPLRHERITSWESPIDKAVWQLSQVCQHLPQRPISLWDSEYGCAPFVLRTAQIAADKLMRLRSNLTLYGAPLPYCGKGRPRLHGDKFKLNDSSTWSVPVESLEVDEPQLGRVQISLWQNLHFRKAAGHPMSLLRVERLGKRPGKAVKPMWLTWIGQQMPTLAEVWRLYLRRFAVDHWYRFLKQRLHWTLPKLSTPKQCERWSDLMPLITWELWLARDIVTDRPLPWQNRSTKLTPGRVAQAMAGVIAVIGTPALPPKPRGKSPGWITGQPRLSKPRYPVVKKSVSRRKQSLPESA, from the coding sequence ATGGATGTTCTTGCGCAATTGAAGGCATTTCGTCAAGATGCATACGAACGATTGGGTAAAGCACATGATGCAACATTTGAGTTGACAGATGCGGTAATGCTGACGCGCAACGCTTATTGTTTGGCAGACTTTTCGTTGTGTCCAGTATTTCGCCGCAAGTGGTCTAGCATCTACGAGGCATTGCAAGATTGCCGACCACAACGGCAGAAGTTGATGCAATTATACATCAAGCAAATGCCTGATGTGGAGCAGATTATCCTGGCAGGAGACCACACAGCGTGGTCTAGACCAGAAGCAGTAACACTCCAGGAGCGAACGAGCGAACATTACACAGTAGGAGGAGGTGAAAATCGTCCAATTACAAAGGGGCAAGGTTACAGCACGATTGCATGGATACCAGAAGCTCAAGGCAGTTGGGCACTGCCATTACGACATGAGCGGATCACCAGTTGGGAATCCCCGATTGACAAGGCAGTATGGCAACTCTCACAAGTATGTCAACATTTACCACAACGACCAATTTCTCTATGGGATAGTGAATATGGTTGCGCTCCTTTTGTTTTAAGGACTGCCCAGATTGCAGCAGATAAGTTGATGCGTCTGCGCTCAAACCTGACTTTGTATGGCGCACCGCTGCCCTACTGTGGCAAAGGCAGACCGCGACTTCATGGTGACAAGTTTAAACTAAATGACTCTTCTACTTGGTCTGTGCCAGTAGAAAGCTTAGAGGTTGACGAGCCTCAACTGGGACGAGTACAAATTTCCCTATGGCAGAATTTGCATTTCCGTAAAGCTGCAGGACATCCCATGTCGTTACTCAGAGTAGAGCGCTTGGGCAAACGCCCAGGAAAAGCCGTAAAACCAATGTGGTTGACTTGGATTGGTCAGCAGATGCCAACCTTGGCTGAAGTTTGGCGGTTATATCTGCGCCGCTTTGCTGTCGATCATTGGTATAGATTTTTGAAACAACGTCTACACTGGACACTGCCCAAGCTCAGTACACCAAAGCAATGTGAGCGCTGGAGTGATTTGATGCCGCTGATCACTTGGGAATTGTGGCTAGCACGTGATATCGTTACCGATCGACCCCTACCTTGGCAGAATCGCAGCACGAAATTAACCCCAGGAAGAGTTGCCCAAGCTATGGCTGGAGTAATAGCGGTGATTGGTACTCCAGCACTGCCACCAAAACCACGCGGAAAGTCCCCTGGCTGGATAACAGGGCAACCTCGTTTGAGTAAACCTCGTTATCCTGTCGTCAAAAAAAGTGTGAGTAGGCGAAAGCAATCCTTGCCTGAGTCTGCTTAA
- a CDS encoding IS110 family transposase, which translates to MKTPKSKTRFHQPNTNETSELRQINPNAAGIDIGSEFHWVSVPKDRASECVRRFGCYTADLYALADWLAECRVETVAMESTGVYWIALFQILETRGFEVKLVNAHHVKTLPGRKTDILDCQWLQQLHSYGLLSGSFRPEDQICVLRSYIRHRDSLIKSACVHVQRMQKVLTQMNVQLHKVVSDITGTTGMTIIRAIVAGERNPQILAAKRHHRTKRSEAEIAAALNGDYRSEHIFVLQQELRLYDVYHAQIAACDRQIQECLAEFSDKVNLDESPLSQPKHPRNKPQGNEPAFDLRTHLYRISGVDFTAIDGLGILTVQTIISEVGLDPTRFPTVKHFTSWLGLCPCNRITGGKVKRSQTRLVVNPATNAFRMAAQTAGKSNSALGAFYRRLRSRLGTPKAITATAHKLARIFYRLWTTGGNYQDPGMDYYEQRYQERVINNLQKKALALGFELIPQPEANTVS; encoded by the coding sequence ATGAAAACACCAAAGTCCAAAACCCGTTTCCATCAACCAAATACAAATGAAACTTCTGAGTTAAGACAAATCAATCCAAATGCAGCAGGGATTGATATCGGTTCAGAATTTCACTGGGTGAGTGTACCAAAAGACCGAGCATCCGAGTGTGTCAGACGTTTTGGCTGTTATACTGCTGACTTGTATGCCCTTGCAGATTGGCTAGCTGAATGTCGAGTGGAAACTGTAGCAATGGAATCAACGGGGGTGTATTGGATTGCGTTGTTTCAAATCTTGGAGACCAGAGGCTTTGAGGTCAAACTTGTCAACGCCCATCACGTCAAAACTTTACCTGGACGTAAAACTGATATTTTAGACTGTCAATGGCTGCAACAGTTGCACAGTTACGGATTGTTGTCTGGTTCTTTTCGTCCAGAAGATCAGATTTGTGTATTACGAAGTTATATCCGCCATCGGGATAGTCTCATCAAAAGTGCTTGTGTTCACGTTCAACGGATGCAGAAAGTTCTAACCCAGATGAACGTGCAACTGCATAAAGTAGTTAGCGATATCACTGGTACTACTGGGATGACAATTATTCGAGCAATTGTTGCTGGAGAACGAAACCCACAAATTTTAGCAGCTAAAAGACATCACCGTACTAAACGCTCTGAAGCTGAAATTGCTGCTGCTTTAAATGGTGATTATCGCAGTGAGCATATTTTTGTACTTCAACAGGAGCTACGACTTTACGATGTCTATCACGCTCAGATAGCAGCTTGCGACCGACAAATACAAGAGTGCTTGGCTGAATTTAGCGACAAAGTTAATCTCGACGAATCTCCGCTTTCGCAACCAAAGCATCCCCGCAATAAACCTCAAGGCAATGAACCCGCTTTTGATTTACGTACCCATCTCTACCGAATTAGTGGCGTGGATTTCACTGCTATTGATGGTCTTGGTATCCTGACGGTGCAAACCATTATTTCTGAAGTCGGTTTAGATCCTACCCGATTCCCAACTGTTAAACACTTTACTTCCTGGCTTGGTCTTTGCCCTTGCAATCGCATCACTGGTGGTAAAGTTAAACGTTCTCAAACTCGCTTGGTTGTTAACCCTGCTACCAACGCTTTCCGAATGGCGGCACAAACTGCTGGCAAGAGCAATTCAGCTTTAGGTGCCTTTTATCGTCGCTTACGTTCTCGCCTTGGTACGCCCAAAGCTATTACTGCTACTGCTCATAAGCTGGCACGAATTTTCTACCGACTTTGGACAACAGGAGGTAATTATCAAGATCCTGGCATGGATTATTATGAACAACGTTACCAAGAACGAGTTATTAACAACCTCCAAAAAAAGGCTCTAGCTTTAGGTTTTGAACTCATTCCTCAGCCCGAAGCAAATACGGTTTCTTAG